The Salipiger abyssi sequence GATATGTTCTGGACCTCGCGCTGGGTCGCGGCCGACGAGGCGCTGTCGCTGGGGCTGGTCAACCGCGTCTTCCCCGACGACACGTTCCGCGCCGAGGTGAAAGCCTATGCCGAGCAGATCGCCGAGGCGGCGCCGCTCTCGGTCCGCTTCATCAAGCGCATGGTCTATCAGGGGCTGAACGCCGATCTGCACTCGCATCTCGACACGCTCAGCTCGCATATCGCGCTGGTGCGCACCAGCGCCGACCACAAGGAGGCGGTCGCCGCCTTCAAGGAAAAGCGCAAGCCCAGTTTCACGGGCAACTGAGACCGGCGCGGCGGCACCTCCCTCCTCCCTTCCCCGCCGCCGCGCCTGCCTTTCGCCGCCGATGCTCGCATTCGGGCGAAGGGCACGAAAGGGGGGCCGGCACGGGTCAGCGACCGCCGGCCCCCGCTCATGACAGCCGGGGACCGGCGCCCATTCCTACCGGAGACAAAGACATGGATTCATTCATCTGCGACGCCGTGCGCACGCCCATCGGCCGCTACGGCGGCAAGCTGTCCTCGATCCGCGCCGACGATCTGGCGGCGCTGCCGATCCGGGCGCTGATGGAGCGTCACCCCGAAACCGACTGGTCGGCGCTCGACGAGGTGATTTTCGGCTCCGCCAACCAGGCGGGCGAGGACAACCGCAACGTGGCGCGCATGGCGGCGCTGCTTGCCGGGCTGCCGGTGAACGTCTCGGGCACCACGATGAACCGGCTCTGCGCCAGCGGCATGGACGCGGTCGGCGCCGGCTCGCGCGGGATCCGCGCCGGCGATTACGATTTCGTCCTCGCCGGCGGGGTCGAGAGCATGAGCCGCGCGCCCTTCGTCATGCCCAAGGCCACCAGCGCCTTTTCCCGCGCCAATACGGTCTATGACACCACCATCGGCTGGCGCTTCGTGAACCCCAAGATGGATGCTGAGCACGGCACCCATTCCATGCCGCAGACCGCTGACAATGTCGCTGCCGACTACAGTGTCAGCCGCGAAGACCAGGATGCGTTCGCGGCGCGGTCACAGGCGCGCTGGCAGGCGGCGCAGGAGAAGGGCATCTTTGCCGAGGAAATCATTCCGGTGAGCGTGCCGCAGCGCAAGGCCGATCCGATGATCGTCGATACCGACGAACATCCGCGCCCCGGCACCACCGCAGAGAAACTCGCCGGGCTGCGCGGGGTCAACGGCCCCGATCTGACCGTGACCGCTGGCAATGCCTCCGGCGTCAATGACGGCGCCGCAGCGCTGCTGCTCGCCAATGAGGCCGCCGCCGCGAAACACGGGCTGACGCCGATGGCGCGGATCGTCGGCATGGCCGCCGCCGGCGTGCCGCCGCGCGTCATGGGCGTGGGCCCGGTGCCCGCCACCCGCAAGGTGCTGGAGCGCACCGGGCTGAAGATCGGGGACATGGATGTCATCGAGCTCAACGAAGCCTTCGCCAGCCAGGCGCTCGCCACCCTGCGCGAGCTCGGGGTGCCCGACGACGCCGAGCATGTGAACCCCAATGGCGGCGCCATCGCGCTCGGCCACCCGCTCGGCATGTCGGGCGCGCGGCTCGTGCTGACCGCCGCCTATGAGCTGAAGCGGCGCGGCGGGCGCTATGCGCTCTGCACCATGTGCGTGGGCGTGGGCCAGGGCACCGCGATGATCATCGAGGCGGTCTGAGGCCCGCGCCCTACTCCGGCTCCAGCTCCGACAGCCCGGCGTCGAACCCGTCGAGAAAGCGGATCATGAGCTTCGAGAAACGGTCCGCGTCGGCGTCGCTCCAATCGGAGATGACCTCGGAAATCAGCGCGTTGCGGAGCTGGGCGATCTCGGCCAGCATCTCGCTGCCGCGCGCCGTGCGCACCACCAGCGCCCGGCGCGCATCGTTGGACGAGACCCGGCGCTCCACCAGCCCGTGCCCGACCAGGGTCGAGACCAGACGGCTGGCGCGCGACTGATCCACCCGCATCGCCTTTGCAATCTCGTTGATCATCACGCCCTGCCCCTCCTCGGCGCCGGGCACGATCGACAGCGCGTCGAGCGCCGAGACCTCCATGGTAGCCGCCTGATTGGCCATCGCCGTGCGCCCGATCACCCGGCGCCCGATCATCAGCTTCATCTGCACCAGCCCGCCGCCGATGCGCTCGATACTGTCCGTCCGGTCCATGCGCTGCCTTCCCTCTCTCCCAGAGCATGACTTTGACATATATGCGGAAGTCATGTAAATCGCCTTCATGGCCGCCCCATCCGGGCCGCCCCCTCTCCCCCTGTTCGCGGTGACCCCGATGCCCAAGGATTCCGGCGCCTATCCAGAGAAACAGATCGCCTCAGAGCCGGGCCCCACGCGCAACCAGCTGATCGTCTTCGGCTTTCTCATGCTGACCCAGATGATCGCGACGCTGGACAACCAGATCGTCGCCACCGCGCTGCCCACCATTGTCGGCGATCTTGGCCAGGCGGAGCATTTCAGCTGGCTGGTCTCGGCCTATGTGCTGGCACAATGCGCGGTGATGCCGGTCTATGGCAAGCTGGGCGACCTGATCGGGCGCAAGACCGTGGTGATCGCCGCGCTGGTGATCTTCACCATCGGCTCGCTGCTCTGCGCCGCGAGCTGGTCGATGACCAGCCTGATCTCGGCGCGCATCCTCCAGGGGCTGGGC is a genomic window containing:
- the pcaF gene encoding 3-oxoadipyl-CoA thiolase; protein product: MDSFICDAVRTPIGRYGGKLSSIRADDLAALPIRALMERHPETDWSALDEVIFGSANQAGEDNRNVARMAALLAGLPVNVSGTTMNRLCASGMDAVGAGSRGIRAGDYDFVLAGGVESMSRAPFVMPKATSAFSRANTVYDTTIGWRFVNPKMDAEHGTHSMPQTADNVAADYSVSREDQDAFAARSQARWQAAQEKGIFAEEIIPVSVPQRKADPMIVDTDEHPRPGTTAEKLAGLRGVNGPDLTVTAGNASGVNDGAAALLLANEAAAAKHGLTPMARIVGMAAAGVPPRVMGVGPVPATRKVLERTGLKIGDMDVIELNEAFASQALATLRELGVPDDAEHVNPNGGAIALGHPLGMSGARLVLTAAYELKRRGGRYALCTMCVGVGQGTAMIIEAV
- a CDS encoding MarR family winged helix-turn-helix transcriptional regulator, producing the protein MDRTDSIERIGGGLVQMKLMIGRRVIGRTAMANQAATMEVSALDALSIVPGAEEGQGVMINEIAKAMRVDQSRASRLVSTLVGHGLVERRVSSNDARRALVVRTARGSEMLAEIAQLRNALISEVISDWSDADADRFSKLMIRFLDGFDAGLSELEPE